A single region of the Bacteroidota bacterium genome encodes:
- a CDS encoding archaeosortase/exosortase family protein — translation MDFYKKNKGLIIFLLRAAGIYLAWYIIYNGWLYKNGVIDKLLISHLVTTTSLVLKAMGFTVFTEGRLIGLVDSSGLIVNQPCDGLSLFVLFTGFIMAYPGKLGSKFIFIPIGLIIIDLVNIIRIIVLVIIVKYSPQSLEFNHSYTFTLIMYVIIFLMWVIWIRKGTRDKGQGASEGKS, via the coding sequence ATGGATTTTTACAAAAAAAACAAAGGCCTTATTATTTTCCTACTCCGGGCAGCAGGTATTTACCTGGCATGGTATATTATTTATAATGGCTGGCTTTATAAAAATGGGGTTATTGACAAACTGCTTATCAGCCACCTGGTAACTACTACTTCACTTGTGCTTAAAGCAATGGGGTTTACTGTTTTTACAGAAGGCCGTTTAATTGGCCTCGTTGATAGCTCCGGACTTATTGTTAATCAGCCTTGTGACGGGTTAAGTTTATTTGTATTGTTTACAGGGTTTATTATGGCTTATCCGGGCAAGCTGGGATCAAAATTCATTTTTATTCCCATAGGACTTATAATAATTGATTTGGTAAATATTATTCGAATTATAGTACTGGTGATCATTGTAAAATATTCGCCCCAATCGCTTGAGTTCAATCACAGTTATACATTTACGCTTATTATGTACGTGATCATTTTTTTAATGTGGGTGATTTGGATCAGGAAAGGGACGAGGGACAAGGGACAAGGGGCGAGTGAAGGGAAGAGCTAA